One stretch of Lacrimispora sphenoides DNA includes these proteins:
- a CDS encoding Gfo/Idh/MocA family protein, with product MKEYRWATLGCGVIAKQLAENLKKQGRTLYGVGNRTYENAVKFAETYGVEKVYHNVYDMFHDDDVDIIYISTPHNTHITYLKEALKNGKHVLCEKSITLNSEELSEAVSLAEKNDLVLAEAMTIYHMPLYKKLQEVAKCGQLGPLCFVQMNFGSYKDYNMENRFFSPSLAGGALLDIGVYALSFARWFMSEAPDHILSQVKLAPSGVDEQAGILLMNNQQEMASISLSLHAKQPKRGTVAFDKGYIEIYEYPRADKAVITYTEDNRREVIEAGTTDDALLYEILDMEKAVAGESEEMRLEYTVDVMNIMTKIRNDWNMKYPEEL from the coding sequence ATGAAAGAGTATCGCTGGGCAACATTAGGCTGTGGAGTAATTGCAAAACAGCTGGCAGAAAATTTGAAGAAGCAGGGAAGAACTTTATACGGGGTCGGCAACAGAACCTATGAAAATGCGGTTAAGTTTGCAGAAACATACGGAGTGGAGAAGGTTTACCATAATGTCTATGACATGTTTCATGATGATGATGTGGATATTATTTATATTTCAACACCCCATAATACTCATATTACTTATTTAAAAGAGGCATTAAAGAATGGAAAGCATGTACTGTGTGAGAAATCAATAACGCTGAATTCCGAGGAGCTTTCCGAGGCAGTCAGTCTTGCGGAGAAAAATGACCTGGTACTTGCCGAAGCAATGACCATTTATCATATGCCTCTTTATAAAAAATTGCAGGAAGTTGCGAAATGCGGTCAACTGGGCCCTCTGTGTTTTGTCCAGATGAACTTTGGAAGCTATAAGGACTATAATATGGAAAACAGGTTTTTTAGTCCAAGCCTTGCCGGCGGAGCACTGCTTGATATCGGGGTTTACGCCCTTTCCTTTGCAAGATGGTTTATGTCAGAGGCGCCGGACCATATCCTATCACAGGTAAAGCTTGCCCCCAGCGGCGTTGATGAACAGGCGGGAATCCTGCTAATGAACAATCAGCAGGAGATGGCTTCCATTTCTCTGTCCCTTCATGCAAAGCAGCCTAAGCGGGGAACAGTTGCCTTTGACAAGGGCTATATAGAAATATATGAATATCCAAGGGCTGACAAGGCGGTGATCACTTATACGGAAGATAACCGCCGGGAAGTGATTGAAGCAGGAACCACCGACGATGCCCTGTTGTATGAAATTCTGGATATGGAAAAAGCTGTTGCCGGAGAATCTGAGGAAATGCGGCTGGAATATACGGTAGATGTCATGAACATTATGACAAAAATACGAAATGACTGGAATATGAAGTATCCGGAAGAATTATAA